One genomic segment of Nitrospira sp. includes these proteins:
- a CDS encoding site-specific DNA-methyltransferase codes for MEQTILELKDHYPCRHERITPVKSGFQLHWQNPNGSLFQGNSLEWLASLESESVDMVFADPPYNIKKAEWDNFESQEKYIAWSLIWIEEAARALKPTGCLYICGFSEILADLKHPASKYFDSCRWLIWHYKNKANLGNDWGRSHESIIHLRKKNHKINIDDIRIPYGSHTLKYPSHPQAVTSAYGKNANGKQRDNWVPNPKGAKPKDVFDIPTTCNGMGESTPHPTQKPEEVLRRFILASSKENDVVVDPFSGSGTTLVVAEQLQRQWLGCDLSSEYNEWAIKRIKKVRRMTKQEWIAFDRKNAERRESIR; via the coding sequence ATGGAACAAACCATCCTTGAACTGAAAGATCATTATCCGTGCAGGCATGAACGCATCACGCCTGTTAAGAGCGGCTTTCAGCTCCATTGGCAAAACCCCAACGGGAGTTTGTTTCAGGGCAATTCTTTGGAGTGGCTTGCTTCGCTGGAATCTGAAAGCGTGGATATGGTCTTTGCTGACCCGCCTTACAATATCAAAAAGGCGGAATGGGATAATTTTGAAAGTCAGGAAAAATACATCGCATGGTCGCTAATCTGGATAGAAGAAGCAGCGAGAGCTTTGAAACCTACAGGCTGCCTCTATATCTGCGGGTTTTCAGAAATTCTTGCTGACCTCAAGCACCCCGCATCTAAATACTTTGATAGCTGCCGCTGGTTGATATGGCACTACAAAAACAAGGCTAACCTTGGGAATGATTGGGGCAGGTCACATGAGAGCATCATCCACCTGCGAAAAAAGAATCACAAGATTAACATTGACGATATACGAATCCCCTATGGTTCTCACACCCTAAAATATCCTTCCCACCCGCAGGCTGTTACCAGTGCTTACGGCAAAAACGCAAACGGCAAGCAGCGTGATAACTGGGTTCCAAACCCCAAGGGCGCGAAACCAAAAGACGTGTTTGATATACCCACCACCTGCAACGGTATGGGCGAATCAACTCCACACCCGACACAAAAACCAGAAGAAGTTTTAAGAAGGTTTATTCTGGCTTCTTCAAAGGAAAACGATGTAGTTGTTGACCCCTTTTCCGGATCAGGTACTACCCTTGTTGTCGCCGAACAATTGCAGCGGCAATGGCTGGGCTGTGACCTGAGCAGCGAATATAACGAATGGGCAATAAAAAGAATAAAGAAGGTACGGCGGATGACCAAGCAAGAATGGATTGCCTTTGACCGGAAAAATGCAGAGCGGCGGGAATCCATTAGATGA
- a CDS encoding type II toxin-antitoxin system RelE/ParE family toxin: MSQNLTLRLTDTAENDIAEIWAYIATEASEKVATGFVDGVHKTLEVVRKSPRMGAMREQLSEGLRVTFHHPYAIYYRITKQELIIIRVLHGARDAAAISEQGGFVQ; this comes from the coding sequence ATTAGCCAAAACCTAACCCTTCGCCTCACCGACACAGCAGAAAACGACATTGCAGAAATCTGGGCATACATTGCAACGGAAGCGAGTGAAAAAGTTGCTACTGGTTTTGTGGATGGTGTCCACAAAACTCTGGAGGTGGTGCGTAAGTCACCGCGCATGGGAGCAATGCGGGAGCAACTCAGCGAAGGTTTGCGGGTGACGTTTCATCATCCCTACGCCATCTATTACCGAATAACTAAACAAGAGCTTATTATTATCCGGGTTCTTCACGGCGCCCGTGATGCCGCTGCCATTAGCGAACAAGGCGGATTCGTGCAATGA
- a CDS encoding ribbon-helix-helix protein, CopG family, with the protein MSSIERMTITMPADMAAIVKAAVEGGDYASTSEVVREALREWKVKRAVQGQELAVLKADIDKGLADVAAGRVRSFDKKKIIARGRKLLAKT; encoded by the coding sequence GTGTCCAGCATAGAACGAATGACTATTACTATGCCTGCTGATATGGCGGCGATTGTGAAGGCTGCGGTTGAGGGTGGGGATTACGCCTCTACCAGTGAAGTAGTGCGCGAAGCCCTGCGCGAATGGAAAGTAAAACGAGCAGTGCAGGGGCAGGAGTTAGCCGTGCTGAAAGCGGATATTGATAAGGGGCTTGCCGATGTTGCCGCTGGGCGCGTCCGTAGCTTCGATAAGAAAAAAATCATAGCGCGGGGGAGGAAGTTATTAGCCAAAACCTAA
- a CDS encoding recombinase family protein, which produces MSTAIYIRVSSPKGQKTDSQRAELEAWRKRHGLKSVRWFEDRDSATNFQRTGFQQLQNAIFKGEVDTIVVWKLDRLARNLKDGINILADWCKRDVRVVSITQQIDLSGTVGHLIASLLFGIAEMELQHSKERQAIGIALARKRGVYKGRQAGTTKATPKRAQELKRQGLTVPEIANALNVSQRTVFNYLRPRKG; this is translated from the coding sequence ATGAGTACTGCCATCTATATCCGTGTGTCCTCACCCAAAGGACAGAAGACCGATAGCCAACGCGCCGAGTTGGAAGCATGGCGCAAACGGCACGGGCTGAAATCCGTCCGCTGGTTTGAAGACCGTGACAGTGCAACCAATTTCCAACGTACAGGCTTTCAGCAATTGCAAAACGCAATATTCAAAGGCGAGGTTGATACGATAGTGGTGTGGAAGCTCGACCGCCTCGCCCGAAACCTCAAGGACGGCATCAATATCTTAGCCGACTGGTGCAAGCGGGATGTCCGGGTGGTTTCTATCACCCAGCAGATAGATTTAAGTGGCACAGTCGGGCATCTGATCGCCAGCTTGCTCTTTGGCATTGCTGAAATGGAATTGCAGCATTCCAAGGAACGGCAAGCTATCGGCATTGCCCTTGCCCGAAAGCGCGGAGTCTATAAAGGACGACAGGCAGGAACCACCAAAGCCACCCCGAAACGGGCGCAGGAACTAAAGCGGCAAGGTCTGACCGTTCCCGAAATCGCCAACGCCCTCAACGTCTCACAGCGCACGGTGTTTAACTACCTGCGACCGCGCAAGGGCTGA
- a CDS encoding abortive infection family protein: MSSLTYKEKTNLEKLFDMGGGYVSNFSDSTIARFFSDTVDVDIHAEKYQSIGTSKAKKLREFWRLESDHLVGKAIAALIDHVEEAYSLREEQKKLLEPCKAIANRLLSGSVHLEHLKEAVTFDARYLAEQIRRMQESVHSDPSLAIGTAKELIETCCKTILAQRGITLPGKPEIPELTRATLKELKLVPDAIEDSARGSDVLKRLLQNLGTIGHNLAELRGLYGTGHGKHAHSETLTPRHAKLAVGSAATLATFLFDTHRETFGTT; this comes from the coding sequence ATGAGTTCTCTGACATACAAGGAAAAAACTAATCTGGAAAAGCTCTTCGACATGGGCGGCGGCTACGTCTCAAACTTTTCAGATTCTACTATTGCCAGATTCTTTTCCGATACCGTGGATGTGGACATTCATGCTGAGAAATACCAATCTATCGGAACATCGAAGGCAAAAAAACTACGGGAATTCTGGAGACTCGAATCAGACCATCTTGTTGGAAAAGCGATTGCGGCGCTCATTGACCATGTCGAAGAAGCTTATTCTCTCAGGGAAGAACAAAAGAAACTCTTAGAACCATGTAAAGCTATTGCCAATCGCTTATTGTCGGGTTCGGTACACCTCGAACACCTTAAAGAAGCGGTTACCTTTGATGCTAGATACCTCGCGGAACAAATCAGACGTATGCAGGAATCTGTTCACTCTGACCCATCTCTTGCCATCGGAACGGCAAAGGAACTTATCGAGACATGTTGCAAAACCATTCTCGCCCAGCGCGGCATAACCCTTCCCGGCAAACCCGAAATTCCTGAACTAACAAGAGCAACCCTCAAAGAGTTGAAGCTTGTTCCTGACGCTATCGAGGATTCTGCCCGGGGCAGCGATGTTTTGAAACGTCTTTTGCAAAATCTCGGCACTATCGGACACAACCTTGCAGAACTTCGCGGTCTCTATGGCACAGGACATGGAAAACACGCCCATAGTGAAACCTTGACCCCCCGACATGCCAAGCTGGCAGTTGGTTCTGCAGCAACCTTAGCAACATTCCTTTTTGATACTCACCGGGAAACGTTCGGCACTACCTGA
- a CDS encoding right-handed parallel beta-helix repeat-containing protein, with protein sequence MDKLEDMQGSLRPGDTVYFKGGNYVTTDVNKYRFSLKASGTASAPITYKNYDSNKPILVFDVRTLPPEQIFMGFVVFSGNHTVFDGLHFTQTEASRALAQHHIIVNKRRKGVVGALFTWSTGVQLRNCSVTNFSGAGFFYEGNNALVENCYIESGSHAFYIAGKNGQFRFNTTDGKRGYFNQFGIQFQYPTSQGNKVYSNMMMNGQSAGVVLSGGAGNNEIFNNVIVNAGNKLTAEPGRPLAPGHALSFVCWDGVAVGAGNKIYNNTFIGKTPAGLIEDEDCSVSNGEPVGRHVEIYNNIFYPSSYVRVGLSTPNVHNNIFYNVSGSVPAGNEMVDPKLANPMGTNPLDAMLTNGSPAIDKASATVNFDYQNGARPYGMGYDIGAFEFGSPAGSGGPIVLPPGVGVPSPPIFYSPDGKVCPSGY encoded by the coding sequence ATGGACAAGCTGGAGGATATGCAGGGTTCACTTAGACCCGGTGACACTGTATATTTTAAAGGCGGGAATTATGTAACGACTGATGTGAATAAGTACCGATTTTCTCTTAAAGCATCTGGCACTGCCTCAGCACCTATTACCTACAAAAATTATGACAGTAATAAACCCATTCTCGTTTTTGATGTAAGAACACTGCCGCCAGAGCAAATATTTATGGGTTTTGTCGTTTTCTCAGGGAATCATACAGTTTTTGATGGTTTGCACTTTACCCAGACAGAAGCCTCGCGCGCGCTTGCACAGCATCATATTATTGTTAATAAACGAAGGAAGGGGGTGGTGGGTGCGCTCTTTACGTGGTCAACTGGTGTTCAACTACGTAACTGTAGTGTTACAAATTTTTCAGGGGCTGGCTTTTTTTATGAAGGCAACAATGCTCTTGTGGAAAATTGTTACATTGAGTCTGGTTCGCATGCTTTTTACATTGCTGGTAAAAACGGACAGTTCCGCTTCAACACAACTGATGGCAAACGCGGATACTTTAATCAGTTTGGGATACAGTTCCAATATCCCACTTCCCAAGGCAACAAGGTATATAGCAACATGATGATGAATGGTCAGTCTGCGGGAGTTGTGCTTTCAGGTGGGGCTGGTAATAACGAAATATTTAATAACGTCATAGTGAATGCTGGGAACAAACTTACTGCTGAACCTGGAAGGCCATTGGCTCCCGGTCATGCATTGTCTTTTGTTTGTTGGGATGGAGTCGCAGTCGGAGCTGGCAATAAAATATATAACAATACTTTTATCGGTAAAACACCTGCTGGTTTGATTGAGGATGAAGATTGTAGCGTCTCAAATGGCGAACCTGTTGGTCGTCATGTCGAAATCTACAACAACATCTTCTACCCATCTTCTTATGTTAGGGTCGGTCTGAGTACACCAAACGTCCACAACAACATTTTCTACAATGTTTCGGGATCTGTTCCTGCTGGCAATGAAATGGTTGACCCGAAGCTTGCCAATCCGATGGGAACTAATCCGCTGGATGCAATGTTGACCAATGGCTCTCCGGCGATTGACAAGGCTAGTGCCACTGTCAACTTTGATTACCAGAATGGGGCAAGACCCTATGGCATGGGATACGACATCGGTGCATTTGAATTCGGTTCTCCGGCTGGTTCTGGCGGTCCGATTGTACTGCCGCCCGGAGTTGGTGTTCCTTCCCCTCCCATCTTCTACAGCCCCGATGGGAAGGTGTGTCCGAGCGGATATTAG